The Candidatus Omnitrophota bacterium genome contains a region encoding:
- the purQ gene encoding phosphoribosylformylglycinamidine synthase I: MVKIKKMAKNAKVIVLRTAGTNCDKETVFAFKDSGADVDLVHINMLFEGKKKLSDYHILALPGGFSYGDDIAAGRILANELRVKLGKDLKKFIKDGKLIIGICNGFQILVKAGILPGNFSDEKQEFEQTTTLMTNDSAKFEDRWTHLQATGQCVWTKDIDGKVVYFPVAHGEGKFMCKTDAILNKIQSNRQVVFRYCTKDGKKALYPDNPNGSVDNIAGITDSTGRVLGLMPHPERHFFFTQHPFWTRFKTKSRYGDGAKIFQNGVQYVKKNLLSAIY, encoded by the coding sequence ATGGTAAAGATAAAAAAAATGGCAAAAAACGCTAAGGTTATAGTTTTAAGAACAGCTGGAACAAATTGCGACAAAGAAACAGTATTTGCGTTTAAAGATAGCGGCGCGGATGTTGATTTGGTTCACATCAATATGCTTTTTGAAGGAAAAAAGAAATTGTCGGATTATCATATTTTGGCTCTTCCTGGTGGCTTTTCGTATGGTGACGACATTGCGGCTGGGCGCATTTTGGCCAATGAATTGCGCGTTAAGCTTGGCAAAGATTTAAAGAAGTTTATTAAAGATGGCAAACTTATTATCGGCATTTGCAATGGGTTTCAGATTTTAGTTAAGGCGGGTATTTTGCCAGGTAATTTTTCGGATGAGAAGCAAGAGTTTGAACAAACTACGACGCTGATGACAAATGATTCAGCCAAGTTCGAGGATCGATGGACGCATCTACAAGCGACAGGTCAATGTGTTTGGACAAAGGATATTGATGGAAAAGTTGTTTATTTCCCGGTTGCTCATGGTGAAGGAAAATTTATGTGCAAAACCGATGCGATTTTAAACAAAATTCAAAGTAACCGTCAGGTTGTTTTTCGTTATTGCACGAAGGACGGCAAAAAGGCTCTTTATCCAGATAATCCAAATGGGTCAGTAGATAATATCGCGGGAATCACAGATTCCACAGGGCGTGTGTTGGGTCTCATGCCTCATCCAGAAAGACATTTCTTTTTTACACAACATCCGTTTTGGACAAGATTTAAAACAAAGTCGCGCTATGGAGATGGTGCGAAGATTTTTCAGAACGGTGTTCAATATGTTAAAAAAAATTTATTATCTGCTATCTATTAA